One genomic region from Gossypium hirsutum isolate 1008001.06 chromosome D13, Gossypium_hirsutum_v2.1, whole genome shotgun sequence encodes:
- the LOC107920631 gene encoding uncharacterized protein: MASFLNKFQDAVRTFARSPRFTKDPRKLQFEVDINRLFMYTSFNNLGKNVDEADAEQIIDMASKASFADQQKQVQENIHNQIKSLCTVMDAILLDVNEPQESQSKATPSRSGLSFAIGRNGPTNNHPDVPKTRPLKRTELSQRLKDSIGYTLDVKQSQIPHSEAGQGVFLNGEATVGSVIAIYPGVIYSPAYYRYIPGYPRVDAQNTYLITRYDGTVINAQSWGFGGETRELWDGSKMLDAKLNRVATEKGSDRLWKMLSKPLESSRVGNGEVLERRNPLALAHFANHPAKDTVPNVMICPYDFPLTEKDMRAYIPNLSFGNAEEVNMRRFGSFWFRWGSRNSESNGPVLKTLVLVATTALCDEEVLLNYRLSNSKRRPSWYTPVDEEEDQRRWS, translated from the exons ATGGCTTCTTTTCTCAACAAATTCCAAGAT GCTGTGAGAACCTTTGCAAGAAGCCCTAGATTTACTAAGGACCCAAGGAAACTCCAGTTTGAAGTTGACATTAACCGCCTTTTTATGTATACCAG TTTCAATAATTTGGGAAAGAATGTGGATGAGGCTGATGCGGAGCAGATCATCGACATGGCTAGTAAAGCCTCATTTGCCGACCAACAGAAGCAAGTGCAGGAAAatattcataatcaaattaaaagCCTCTGCACTGTAATGGATGCAATCCTTCTCGATGTCAACGAGCCGCAAGAATCTCAGTCCAAAGCTACTCCTTCCCGAAGTGGTCTCAGTTTTGCTATTGGGAGGAACGGCCCAACTAATAACCATCCTG ATGTTCCTAAGACAAGGCCATTAAAACGCACCGAACTCTCACAGAGGTTGAAGGATTCCATTGGGTACACTCTTGATGTCAAACAGTCGCAAATACCCCACAGCGAAGCTGGACAAGGTGTATTTTTGAATGGTGAAGCTACTGTTGGATCTGTAATTGCCATATACCCTGGTGTTATATATTCCCCGGCTTATTACCGATACATTCCTGGATACCCAAGAGTCGATGCACAAAACACGTATCTGATAACGAGATACGATGGGACTGTCATCAATGCCCAATCTTGGGGTTTTGGAGGTGAAACACGTGAATTATGGGATGGATCGAAAATGCTAGATGCAAAGCTCAACAGGGTTGCAACAGAGAAAGGCTCGGATCGGCTTTGGAAAATGCTTAGCAAGCCTTTGGAGAGCTCGCGAGTGGGGAACGGTGAAGTTTTGGAACGTAGGAACCCTTTAGCCTTGGCTCATTTTGCCAATCACCCTGCTAAAGATACGGTGCCGAACGTGATGATCTGTCCTTACGACTTCCCACTGACTGAGAAAGACATGAGAGCTTACATTCCAAATTTATCATTTGGAAACGCTGAAGAAGTAAACATGAGGAGATTCGGCAGTTTTTGGTTCAGATGGGGTTCGAGAAACAGCGAGTCAAATGGTCCGGTTTTGAAGACTCTTGTATTGGTGGCTACTACAGCACTTTGTGATGAAGAAGTGTTGTTGAACTACAGGTTAAGTAACTCGAAACGAAGACCGTCATGGTATACTCCCGTCGACGAAGAGGAGGATCAACGGAGATGGAGCTAA
- the LOC107920630 gene encoding serine carboxypeptidase-like 34, translating into MASNAAVSLTFVVLSLSVSVGIGRVSVGNQGFRQGDDVLRGGVLDRQEADRVTKLPGQPTVGFKQYAGYVTVNEKHGRALFYWFFEATSEPQKRPLLLWLNGGPGCSSIGYGQAEELGPFFPKKDQQTLKLNPHRWNKAANLLFVESPVGVGFSYTNTSRDLKELGDEITAKDSYAFLVNWFKRFPQFKSHDFYIAGESYAGHYVPQLADVIFYKNKHVPKSDHINIKGIMIGNALLDDETDQTGMVDYAWDHAVISDRVYNNIKAKCNFSSENSTQDCNEALDDYFAVYRIIDMYSLYSPICVINSNSSSSRQRRTIQGIAPQILSKFDGWHKTPAGYDPCASDYTESYFNRPDVQKALHANVTNMSYAWTHCSDVISIWRDSPASMLPTIRKLIAGGIRIWVFSGDTDGRIPVTATRLTLKKLGLKTSKEWTPWYTYNKQVGGWTIEYDGLTFVTIRGAGHQVPSFKPKQALQLVKHFLANKKLPHKPF; encoded by the exons ATGGCTTCCAATGCAGCTGTTTCTTTGACTTTTGTTGTGCTCTCGCTTAGTGTAAGCGTGGGTATAGGGAGAGTGAGTGTTGGTAATCAAGGATTTCGGCAAGGCGACGATGTGCTGAGAGGCGGTGTTTTGGATCGGCAAGAAGCCGACCGGGTGACCAAGCTTCCGGGTCAGCCGACGGTGGGTTTCAAGCAATATGCAGGTTACGTTACGGTGAATGAGAAGCATGGAAGAGCACTGTTCTATTGGTTTTTTGAAGCCACGAGCGAACCTCAGAAACGTCCTCTCCTCCTCTGGCTCAACGGAG GTCCTGGGTGTTCATCAATTGGTTATGGACAAGCAGAGGAACTGGGACCTTTCTTCCCTAAGAAAGACCAACAAACACTAAAGCTCAACCCTCATAGATGGAACAAAG CTGCCAACTTACTATTTGTTGAATCTCCTGTTGGTGTTGGGTTTTCATATACCAACACTAGCAGAGACCtcaaagaacttggtgatgaaaTTACAG CTAAGGATTCCTATGCATTTCTTGTGAACTGGTTCAAAAGATTCCCACAGTTCAAGTCCCATGATTTCTACATTGCTGGAGAAAGCTATGCTG GGCATTATGTTCCACAGCTAGCCGATGTCATTTTTTACAAAAACAAGCATGTTCCCAAGTCAGATCACATAAATATCAAGGGAATTATG ATTGGGAATGCATTGTTGGATGATGAAACGGATCAAACAGGGATGGTGGATTATGCATGGGATCATGCAGTGATCTCTGACAGAGTCTACAACAATATTAAGGCCAAATGCAACTTCAGTAGTGAAAATTCAACTCAGGATTGCAACGAAGCCCTCGATGATTACTTTGCCGTATACAGAATCATCGACATGTACAGCTTGTACAGTCCTATTTGTGTTATCAACTCCAACAGTAGCAGTAGCAGACAACGCCGGACAATTCAAGGCATTGCTCCTCAGATACTGTCCAAATTT GATGGGTGGCACAAAACACCAGCAGGATACGACCCTTGTGCATCAGACTACACAGAGAGTTATTTCAATAGGCCAGATGTTCAAAAAGCACTTCATGCCAATGTTACCAATATGTCCTATGCATGGACTCATTGCAG TGATGTGATCTCAATTTGGAGGGATTCACCAGCATCTATGCTTCCTACAATTAGAAAGCTTATAGCAGGAGGCATTCGCATATGggttttcag CGGAGATACTGATGGGAGAATTCCAGTCACTGCAACTAGATTAACCCTCAAAAAGCTTGGATTAAAAACCAGTAAAGAATGGACACCTTGGTACACCTACAATAAACAG GTTGGTGGATGGACGATCGAGTATGATGGGCTTACCTTCGTCACCATTAGAGGAGCTGGTCATCAAGTTCCAAGTTTCAAGCCAAAGCAGGCACTTCAGCTGGTTAAGCATTTCCTGGCCAACAAGAAACTGCCACACAAACCATTTTAG
- the LOC107919422 gene encoding alanine aminotransferase 1, mitochondrial produces MFGSFFSTLITVFSFSFLPLFGVTTGLRTPIRKHPPSHIFRSSPPAKLIGFLSQKLQQEIQAKPKAYPFQEILYCNIGNPQSLGQKSITFFREVLALCDHPAILAKSETQALFSVDSIERARKILDQIPGRATGAYSHSQGIKGLRDTIAAAIEARDGFPADPNDIFMTDGASPAVHMMMQLLIRSEKDGILCPIPQYPLYSASIALHGGTLVPYYLDEATGWGLEVSELKKQLQEAKSNGITVRALVVINPGNPTGQVLAEENQKAIVEFCKEEGLVLLADEVYQENVYVPEKKFHSFKKVARSMGYGEKDIHLVSFQSVSKGYYGEYGKRGGYMEVTGFGADVREHIYKLASVNLCSNITGQILASIVMSPPKVISFAI; encoded by the exons ATGTTTGGTT CTTTCTTCTCCACTCTCATCACcgtcttctccttctcttttttaCCTCTCTTTGGCGTCACAACTGGACTTAGAACACCGATCAGAAAGCACCCTCCATCTCACATTTTCCGTTCCTCTCCACCGGCGAAACTG ATAGGATTCCTATCGCAGAAATTGCAACAAGAGATACAGGCTAAGCCAAAGGCTTATCCTTTTCAAGAG ATTCTGTACTGCAACATTGGAAATCCTCAGTCTCTTGGTCAGAAGTCAATAACCTTTTTCCGAGAG GTTCTTGCATTGTGCGACCATCCAGCCATTTTGGCCAAAAGTGAAACACAGGCTTTATTCAG TGTGGACTCCATAGAGCGAGCTAGGAAAATTCTTGATCAAATTCCAGGAAGAGCAACTGGTGCATACAGTCACAGCCAG GGAATTAAGGGATTACGTGATACTATTGCTGCTGCAATCGAGGCTCGTGATGGTTTTCCTGCTGATCCAAATGATATTTTCATGACAGATGGTGCCAGCCCTGCA GTGCATATGATGATGCAGTTACTGATAAGATCTGAGAAAGATGGAATTCTCTGTCCCATCCCTCAGTATCCTTTATACTCCGCTTCAATTGCGCTGCATGGTGGAACTTTG GTTCCCTACTATCTTGATGAAGCTACAGGATGGGGTTTGGAAGTATCTGAGCTTAAGAAACAACTGCAGGAAGCCAAGTCTAATGGCATCACTGTTAGGGCCTTGGTTGTAATAAATCCAGGCAACCCAACAGGACAG GTTCTTGCTGAGGAAAACCAGAAGGCAATCGTGGAGTTCTGCAAGGAAGAAGGTCTTGTTTTGCTAGCAGATGAG GTTTACCAGGAGAATGTTTATGTTCCTGAAAAGAAATTCCACTCTTTTAAGAAGGTTGCCCGATCTATGGGTTACGGCGAGAAGGATATACACTTGGTATCTTTTCAGTCGGTCTCAAAAG GGTATTATGGAGAGTATGGAAAAAGGGGAGGTTACATGGAGGTTACTGGGTTTGGTGCTGATGTGAGGGAGCATATATACAAATTAGCATCTGTGAATCTGTGTTCTAACATCACTGGTCAAATTCTTGCTAGTATTGTCATGAGTCCACCTAAGGTTATATCTTTTGCCATTTAA